A region of Pan troglodytes isolate AG18354 chromosome 23, NHGRI_mPanTro3-v2.0_pri, whole genome shotgun sequence DNA encodes the following proteins:
- the LOC470141 gene encoding proline dehydrogenase 1, mitochondrial gives MALRRVLPALRPYIPRFAPLSTAPAASEQPAAGPGAVPGRGSASAVRPLVPAVDFGNAHEAYCSRRTWELARSLLVLRLCAWPALLARHEQVRGVQAGARGFCPSREPLRSFLAGSGGVDFSGRNSTRGQWVGGRIKCERMGLIQAFSLLKESVAKMGIASGAEIEDWFMAETLGVSGTVDLLDWSSLIDSRTKLSKHLVVPNAQTGQLEPLLSRFTEEEELQMTRMLQWMDVLAKKATEMGVRLMVDAEQTYFQPAISRLTLEMQRKFNVEKPLIFNTYQCYLKDAYDNVTLDMELAHREGWCFGAKLVRGAHLAQERACAAEIGYEDPINPTYEATNAMYHRCLDYVLEELKHNAKAKVMVASHNEDTVRFALRR, from the exons ATGGCTCTGCGGCGCGTCTTGCCCGCGCTGCGCCCCTACATTCCCCGCTTTGCGCCGCTGTCCACGGCGCCGGCCGCCAGCGAGCAGCCCGCCGCGGGCCCAGGGGCCGTGCCAGGACGTGGGTCGGCCAGCGCAGTGCGGCCGCTGGTGCCCGCCGTGGACTTCGGCAACGCGCACGAGGCGTACTGCAGCCGGCGAACCTGGGAGCTGGCGCGCAGCCTGCTGGTGCTGCGCTTGTGCGCCTGGCCCGCGCTGCTGGCGCGCCACGAGCAGGTGCGCGGGGTGCAGGCAGGGGCGCGGGGCTTCTGCCCGTCCCGGGAGCCTTTACGGAGCTTCCTGGC GGGATCTGGTGGTGTTGATTTCTCAG GCAGAAACAGCACCAGAGGCCAATGGGTGGGGGGAAGGATAAAATGTGAGCGAATGGGGCTGATCCAGGCCTTCTCACTTCTCAAGGAAAGTGTTGCAAAGATGGGCATCGCATCCGGGGCTGAGATTGAGGACTGGTTCATGGCGGAGACCCTGGGAGTGTCTGG CACCGTGGACCTGCTGGACTGGAGCAGCCTCATCGACAGCAGGACCAAGCTGTCCAAGCACCTGGTGGTCCCCAATGCACAG ACAGGACAGCTGGAGCCCCTGCTGTCCCGGTTCACTGAGGAGGAGGAGCTACAGATGACGAGGATGCTACAGTGGATGGATGTCCTGGCCAAG AAAGCCACAGAGATGGGCGTGCGGCTGATGGTGGATGCCGAGCAGACCTACTTCCAGCCGGCCATCAGCCGCCTGACGCTGGAGATGCAGCGGAAGTTCAATGTGGAGAAGCCGCTCATCTTCAACACATACCAGTGCTACCTCAAG GATGCCTATGACAATGTGACCCTGGACATGGAGCTGGCTCACCGTGAGGGCTGGTGTTTTGGGGCCAAGCTGGTGCGGGGTGCACACCTGGCCCAGGAGCGAGCCTGTGCAGCAGAGATCGGATATGAGGACCCCATCAACCCCACGTACGAGGCCACCAACGCCATGTACCACAG GTGCCTGGACTACGTGCTGGAGGAGCTGAAGCACAACGCCAAGGCCAAGGTGATGGTGGCCTCCCACAATGAGGACACGGTGCGCTTCGCACTGCGCAG atag
- the DGCR6L gene encoding protein DGCR6L isoform X1 encodes MERYAGALEEVADGARQQERHYQLLSALQSLVKELPSSFQQRLSYTTLSDLALALLDGTVFEIVQGLLEIQHLTEKSLYNQRLRLQNEHRVLRQALRQKHQEAQQACRPHNLPVVQAAQQRELEAVEHRIREEQRAMDQKIVLELDRKVADQQSTLEKAGVAGFYVTTNPQELMLQMNLLELIRKLQQRGCRAGNAALGLGGPWQSPAAQCDQKGSPVPP; translated from the exons ATGGAGCGCTACGCGGGCGCCTTGGAGGAGGTGGCGGACGGTGCCCGGCAGCAGGAGCGACACTACCAGTTGCTGTCGGCGCTACAGAGCCTGGTGAAGGAGTTGCCCAG CTCTTTCCAGCAGCGCTTGTCCTACACCACGCTCAGCGACCTGGCCCTGGCGCTTCTCGACGGCACCGTGTTCGAAATCGTGCAGGGGCTACTGGAAATCCAGCACCTCACCGAAAAGAGCCTGTACAACCAGCGCCTGCGCCTACAGAACGAGCACCGAG TGCTCAGGCAGGCGCTGCGGCAGAAGCACCAGGAAGCCCAGCAGGCCTGCCGGCCCCACAACCTGCCTGTGGTTCAGGCGGCTCAGCAGCGAGAACTAGAG GCCGTGGAACACCGGATCCGTGAGGAGCAGCGGGCGATGGATCAGAAGATCGTCCTGGAGCTGGACCGGAAGGTGGCTGACCAGCAGAGCACACTGGAGAAGGCGGGGGTGGCTGGCTTCTACGTGACCACCAACCCACAG GAGCTGATGCTGCAGATGAACCTGCTGGAACTCATCCGAAAGCTGCAGCAGAGGGGCTGCCGGGCAGGGAATGCAGCCCTGGGACTGGGAGGTCCCTGGCAGTCGCCTGCTGCCCAGTGTGACCAGAAAGGCAGCCCTGTCCCACCATAG
- the DGCR6L gene encoding protein DGCR6L isoform X2 yields the protein MERYAGALEEVADGARQQERHYQLLSALQSLVKELPSSFQQRLSYTTLSDLALALLDGTVFEIVQGLLEIQHLTEKSLYNQRLRLQNEHRVLRQALRQKHQEAQQACRPHNLPVVQAAQQRELESCPHLSPSTPRPRGRPWNTGSVRSSGRWIRRSSWSWTGRWLTSRAHWRRRGWLAST from the exons ATGGAGCGCTACGCGGGCGCCTTGGAGGAGGTGGCGGACGGTGCCCGGCAGCAGGAGCGACACTACCAGTTGCTGTCGGCGCTACAGAGCCTGGTGAAGGAGTTGCCCAG CTCTTTCCAGCAGCGCTTGTCCTACACCACGCTCAGCGACCTGGCCCTGGCGCTTCTCGACGGCACCGTGTTCGAAATCGTGCAGGGGCTACTGGAAATCCAGCACCTCACCGAAAAGAGCCTGTACAACCAGCGCCTGCGCCTACAGAACGAGCACCGAG TGCTCAGGCAGGCGCTGCGGCAGAAGCACCAGGAAGCCCAGCAGGCCTGCCGGCCCCACAACCTGCCTGTGGTTCAGGCGGCTCAGCAGCGAGAACTAGAG AGCTGCCCTCACCTCTCCCCCTCCACGCCCCGGCCCCGTGGCAGGCCGTGGAACACCGGATCCGTGAGGAGCAGCGGGCGATGGATCAGAAGATCGTCCTGGAGCTGGACCGGAAGGTGGCTGACCAGCAGAGCACACTGGAGAAGGCGGGGGTGGCTGGCTTCTACGTGA